The Acanthochromis polyacanthus isolate Apoly-LR-REF ecotype Palm Island chromosome 10, KAUST_Apoly_ChrSc, whole genome shotgun sequence genome includes the window ATGTACTGTGAAATTCCCACTGCTGAGCTGAATTCAATGACTCTTAATGTTATAATGACAGCACTGAGCTCCACTGTGGgcacacaacaaaacatgatTATGCCATCAGTAATGCACGTTAAGCTCTTGATAAATCCTACTTTAAGGAAAAGGTAAAAGAGGGTGTTTTgtaggagggaaaaaaaacattattcttCTCTGAATTGTGTGAAACTGTGGTTTTCATCAGATAATTTATTGATAAGGTGGACAACACGGCTGTACCTTCTGTCATGTTAAGGTAGCCGTGATTATCTCTACTGATAGGAGGCTTAGCGGGACGTAGCTGCACACAGCACTGGAATGAGCTGAAAGGCAACACAAGAATACAGCCCGTGTGTTGCAGTGCCAGTTTAGGAATCACAGTGTGGGGAATGAACGGCAGCGGAGAGCATATTTTAAATCAGGGCGCTTTTAGTAAATATAACAAATAATTGATTGTTTCCAGtggtttgctttcacttggatTCATCATCACAGCCGGCAAAAAAGCTGTTACCCACATAACACAGCATTGTTGGGAAAAGAGGACGTCTGGAGGAAATTGGATTCTTGCTACTAGGGACTATTTATACATACCAAGAGGCACAGatatacagacaaaaacaagtctcctgctgtcttgttttgttttgttgactgTCTAAGAATATGCCCATATGCCAGTGGAGAACATCCAGAGCTGAGTACTGACTGAAGCCAGactaaataaaaagcagaacaatttttaagaaaacacattaaaaaaataaaataatacccactgaataaatgttaaTGTGATTTAATGTCCTTTTGCCGTGCAGACATACGCACCGGTGAGTCGGAGGATTATTCCAACTGACAGTGCATCTGCAGCAGTGAAACAGGCACTGAGAAATAAGCTGATCATGCTGTGAAAGAAACTTAATAACCTGTCCGCCTCACTTAAACAGCAACGAGTTTTGATTTCAAATAAATCCTTTGTGAAATTTCAATTACAGCCTCAGAGCTGTAATCTGGCCTCAGAGGGACAGAGCTGTTATCAGAGTCCACCCAGTGGTCAATGCAGCGACGCTGACAGAGAGTTCAATTACACCATACTTGTCTTTATGATTCCTTCCACACTGGTGCCTTTGAATAACAAAACAGGTATTCATATTTTTGTAGTGCCTTTCATCACCATAGGGGGTAGTAATGTGTTGAAAATGCATTCATGCCAAAGCATTTAAGGGATTTTCTTCCAATTTTAACATCCACCCGCCACCAAATCACAGTAAACCATCTAGCATGAAGGCTAAAGGTGCTATCCTCTTTACCTCACTCTGTGGAATGACTTTTGTGCTCAGCTGCTGTTCAATTCTATCTCCAGGAGTTGCTAGGCGACAAGAGCATCCTTATTGCAAGTGTATACCGGGAAATGACAGTGCCCACAAATGAATTCTGCAGATGTTTAACTTAGCACCAGCCCTCCATGTTGTTGTTGGTCGGTGAAGGAGACGATGCTTTTCAAATGGGCCATTAAGGTCATTTAGCCAagtcattttcagcatttgCTTTGTCCTGCCTGGAGACTCAGACAGATTGGGTTTGAAtgtttgagcttttttttaacGCCATGGAAAGGTTTATCGGATGAGTGCGTGAattaagcagatttttttttttttttatcatattcTAACACCATTCTTCAATTGGTATCATGAGATGTAAttcaataatacagaaaaaataaatgtactaCTTTCAAAAGATCTGTAATGTATAATGTGCATTTAACATTATGATTGAGAAAATAAGGAGGAGGGATGCTCTTGAAATGgtctgttgtttcatgttttttttaatttacagtgGCAAAGTAGTCAATTGTAAGAGAGCATATAGCAAGTACATGGATTGCTATAACATGTTACAGGACTGGCAGCATGAGAAATgttagaaaaataataattaaaccTAAAACTTGACACCTGAGGTTAATAAAAGCAAAGGCAAAAATCACAACCTAACTTCAACCAGGGTCATTTATGTAGTTACtgtgctgaaaaaaatatttaaatgttccTGTTATACCTTAACTCTAAGTGTTTTAATTCAGATTGCTACAAACCAGGTTAGCAAAAGGCTAATAAACACCTAGAAGCTATAAGGAAGACAGGAGAGATTTGCCTAAACATCAACAACACCTGGATAACTTCATTTTCAGCAAACTGACCACAGCcaatgtgttttctttgcagTGAAATACTATCGAGCACTTCCATTCCGCCATCCCATCTATCACATAGGTCTGATGAAGGAGTATCTAAGCCCATCCGAAAGGACTGCGACGGTACATTGGACCAAGGACCTGCAGAATTACAGCACTTTGAACAGGGAACGTTGCATGTACAGCCACTATGCTGAGGACCAGAGTGATTTAATGAATCCTGTAAATCCCATTAACAGCAAAGACTAACTACTGCTGCAGAGCATTAGCTAAATCTTAATCACCTGCCAGAGGCGATCCACTTGCCTCATTCTCAGCGATAGGTTCTCCCAGTCAACACCTGACTGATAACGCTgcctttaattaaaatattttcctcGCTCATCTCACAGTTTTATGAGAAGATTGTATAGTCAGTGGCAGAACTTTGCTGCATCGTATCTCCAGAAAAGCCTGTCTCGCTTTACCCATAAAGCTGTGCAGAGAAATGCATTGTGCACACAAATTGTATACTGCATGAAAACCAGCCAGCTAAGACATATTATATGATCATGAAAGATACATATCTCATAAATGGTGCAACTAACTTGATTATATGGGTCCTGTCTGCAGAGGGGCTAATGGAGGCTGCAGCGTAGTGGGAATAAGGCCTGTTAGCTGACTGTGTTTGCCTGAAATGCTAGCCCACCAGGCTTTTCACCGCTGTTCTCACAGAGATAAATCCCTGTTGCACTTAGTTGTCATCCATTTTTAATGCCACAGCCTCAGCTGGAGAGATCCATGAAGACAGAGCAGGGAGAGTAGGGAGGGAGAgcagggagggaaggaggaacTGAGAAGGTGTGGATCCCAACAGCCGCATGCTTCAGGCTAATGTATGTACAgttgttttgatgtgttttgcaCTGTATGCTGAGCATCAGCTGCAATTATGAATGTCTGAGGCTGTTTTGCTGGTGAAACAGACCACAGACACTGAGGCCattcatgaactcatcatggttTTActctatttattattttcctcaTTTAGAGGGGATTTGTAACAAACCAAGCTGCTGCAGTGAGCCATAAGCACTCacagctgcacaactgtgtACAGCTCTGACTTTACtccaaaaaacaagcagcagcagcagcaaagctTCCTGCCTGTTTTTGAGCCCCATAATATGTCTGCAGCAGCCATTCCACAGATGGCAGGCGGAGAAGGCCAGGAGGGCCAGCTATTCAATCCACTTCAGTGCAAACATGATCTGTTTGAATGGCGAGGAATAAGCCAAGACATTCTTGTGTGGGCAGACCTCCCTAAACAACCGTGAACAACCATGGCACTGTGTTTGTCCTTCGGAGACAAATCTTTAAGATATGAGAGCAACAGATTAGTATTAGTTTGTCCTAAAGCAAAGGTTAAGGGGAAGATTTTCTCTCTCGAATAGACTGCATGTACACGATCTTCACAGGCTCTGTGTTGGTTTGTCAGTGAGGCAGTGAGTTAGGAGGCCAATTACGGGAAAGCGAagccatttctttgtttttagtcGACTCTCCTGCATGATTTAATCAGGCAGCTTGCAAATCGCGGAATCAGCCAGTGTAACAGTAATCGGAGACTCTTACACAACTTTGGTGTTTGGAAAAGAGTTTATATACCCTGTTAGTCAGACAAGGAGTAAAGCAACTACAGAACACCACATAGCTCCAAATATTTGATACGCTTTTATTTCTCTAGTGAATTCATATGTTGTTATTCTGCACAGCAGCATACAGGAAATCGtggtaaaatataaataacaaagttcaacagtgtttctttttctcttattcatttaatcaaaaaaCCTCTGTTAAAAGTGGCAAATTTTTGTAAGCCTTTTTCAATATCCACTCTCTTGCACACTCTCAAGAATGCAACATTGAACAACTAAACTTTTAAAAGTATGGGTATAATCACTATTTACAGACATTCACCTTTTGGTGAGCAATGCTTATAGCTTCTTGGAAACTTGCTTCCATAAtgttaaatgcaacaaaatgaaaatacaattaTGTTATACAAAGATCAAAAATACTATCAAAACCCTTATTATAAATGGCAGCACTATATCAATAAACTGCTGTTGACATTTTACATGTAAGTACAAAATCCTGTTGAGGTAGCGCCCTCTGAAGTCACTTGTAATgttaaaatactgaataaaCATCACCTTATATACAATACAGCaaatctttcttctttcttcaatGTAATTGTATTCCTTTGGTAAacaaaactgtcagaaatgtgCAGTCCTGCAAGTGACACTTTCAATCATACATTCacaacatttttgcatctttttgggaTTCTTCAGAAAAAGGAAATTATGGGATAACATGCTGTTCACTAACATTCATTTGCTATTCTTCACCCCCACACGGGGTGAAAGGTAAATGGGACTCACTCCATACTGCAGAGGAGACCTGCCCATGAGACTCTCTGGTGAATACACTGTCAGGGcgaaccaaaacaaaacaaaacaaaaaaaaaaagagagacctGACAGAGAAAAGAAATCCAGTGTGTCACCCTTATTTGGGaatgtaaacataaaaaatgtacgATACTATCTCTCATTTCTGACTGCTTGTGAAGTCAGAGAACTTTCTCATCACATAGGGTTGGAGCAGAGGTTTGGCATGGCAACAATTGATTATAATGTTCCCCAGAGAATATGTGCCCTACACAGAGGCcacattgtcttttttttttcttcctgcctCGCAGATTGAATGTCAACTTTTAGAGCGAGTTGGAAAAtatgttgtggagttttttaGGCAGGCAGATGGGATCAAAGAGTTCCTCCTCCAGTCAGACGCACACAAGTATTCATTAATGACACATTCTTGAGCTTCTTTAATGGCAAACATAACTTTGGTTTTCTAAGACGTGAAcgaaaatcgaggcgagcttagcCCACCGTACAAAAATACTTGATAGAAATAGGCTATGACATTCATCCCCTTTGCCAATGTCAGTGTGTTTCCCTACATGACCAAAATaccttttttcaaaatgtattcaCACTTTGTGACTATTGATACATAGGTGTATTTATATGCACACGTTCAAATGACTACAAactagaaagaaaaataaattcaatgtaTAAAGCATAAAATTATTCTATGAGGATAAAGGAACTATAAAAATATAAGAGAtcttagagagagagaaaaaaagataaaatcaaTATGTTTATGAAACTGGGATAAAGGCCAGAGCCGAAATCAAAACAGTCGTCTGGAAATTGTTCAGTGCAATTCAATTTACTTTATAGTCTTGTCTGGTTAAAATATTTTCATCCTCTTACCACCCACAGCCCTCCCCCCTTTAATGGTCGCTGGGATGGCTGGTCTTTTGACAGTGGACAGTATTTAATCGTGTGGGCATTGTCCCCATTGGCACTGCAAAGGGGGCAGGTATAAGCCCTCAGAATCGGGCACACGACCCTGCCGTCCGGGGTCTTCAGGACGTGGGAGCCGTACACCTCCTCTGGCGCTCCGTTATTTCGGCAGAAGACGCAGATTTTGGGCTCCTGTTTGCTCCTGGACGCGGGTTTGCGCATCTTCCTCTCCATGCCGAACAGGTCGAGCCCCGCGAAGCTGCCACTAAAACCCACCTCCCGCTCGGGCAGCTGGACGCCGAGCTGGTTCTGGAAGGGGCTCAGTATCGAGAAGCGCTCTTTCAAGTCCAGGATGGAGGCCGGCGGGGGGCTCCCGGACGGGCAGCAGCAGTCCATGTGCCCGCCGTCTCCAACGCCGCCCGCGATTACGCACGGACACGCAGGAGAATCGTCCAAGCCCAGGGTCGCTTTCAGGGACTCGGTGATGGAGTTGGGATTCTGGGGCATGCTGAGCTTATTATTCTTCGTGACCAACGTCGTCAGCCCGAGATAGTCGTTCCAGAAATTGAAAGTATAGTCATATGGGCTGCGCGCGTTCAAATAGTTGTGATTGAGAAAATCCATGGCCACTTCTGCTCGTTTGCTTGCCGCGAAAAGGCGAAACAGCCAGTGTAATCCGTAATGTCTTTGTAGCCAGAGTTCGCCTCCAGGAATGGATCATGTACAGCGATGTGGTCTccagtgttcctgtaatgtttgAGCGTCCTGCAAACAGGCTTTCTGGTTATAAGGACCAGGAGGGCGGGGCGCTCTCCCTTCAAAACCAAGTTTCTGATCAGGTCGAAAGCAAAGCTCCCTTTCTTCAAAGCCACATTTGGACAGATTTGTTTTCTTGCGGGCAGGCGCTTTGTCGACATCAATCATCGTTCAGGCGTTTAGAGATTCGGGCACTTTTATGAGAAAAGCTTGTTAATAGTTAATGATTTGGACAAGTGCGCAGAGGAATAATTTCGCTCACAAAGCCTTGCTGTGGTTAATTACATCATTTCAGCGCCAGTACCGATCCATTACTGCTTGGCTCTTCGTCCCCCTCTTTGGTAGCCTACGAAAACATTGCAATTCCGCATGTTTCTTTAATCAATATCGTTAATCATTGTGCGCGGATGCCATCAACGCCAAGTCGAGTGTTCACACACCTTAACTCCTTGTGTGCCAACTGCGATGGCTCTTTGTTCCCCGCAGAAGCCATCCTCTTAGTGTCATGGGGGAAATTATCTGTGCTGGTGCATCCTATTATGTTAGACTGAATCGATAGAAAGCTCACCTATTAACCAAACCCTCCTGTATGCACGTTTCGTCATGTTGAACAGGTTTACAGTCACTGGACACACTCATTTGCATCTTCAACTCACTTGACAGAAGCTTAATTaagttttctttcctttgtgcgcaataaactgttttttctttaaaacagcaCTCTAGCAGCTAAACTGGTGCAAAATAGTGGACTAGTATTTGCCTAAAGAATAATATTCTAAGAAAGGCGTGTTAAAAAGTTGAATTTGCAGCTAGAAAATAAGACGTTCAGAAATTGTGTAACCTGTTCTGTATCAAAGCTCTGTTTACCTGCAGTGCATAAACCATGTGCATCACAACATTCCTCTTGTGTTGTCACAGCCTTTTGGTCCTGACATGCTTTAATTctccacaaaaacaccaaattcaCAATGTCAACACAACATGCAGATCAGGTTTTCAACAGGGGGCAGCATCATGCAATTACAGGTCAGTTCACATGAAGCAGAGACCCCTCTCTCTTTCCTGCTTGCCTCCCCGGAATGAATGACAGTCCCCGAGAATACAGTAATGATGGCCACTGGCTGGAAGATGAAAGTCACCAATTATGCTCCACTATAACCATATGTCATTATTATATTCTGATTCCACTGAGGCAGCCAGGGACATTCTAAGGGCTTGCACAAAATCCAACTGCATCAATTTCCTctagatttttttctacatttgaaACCCAAATAATACGTTTTCGTGATGGTAAATGAACAATCTGTTTAACGGTACTGACACTACATGCCAACCGGGCAAGAAAAGAGTAAAATATAGGTGTAGATACAGTATGTCTGGTTATTTTTGTCCACGGTTTGCGACTTAATCCTCTCTGAAATTACGATATAAAATGGAAGTGAATGAATTGTTGCTTTTGGTGAAATGGAAAGAGTGTCATTGGTTTGCAGGACTGTTTCTTGATTGGAAAAAAGCAGTTCTCAAAAGTATTTccttatattttttgtttggtaGTTGGATTTTACTGCTTTGATCAATGCAGAATTGATTGACTTAACCTCCACTGTATTGGGATCAATAAAGAAATCATTATGTGTTTCATGCATTCTGCaagtaaaatgttttcatgttttattaagATGTTTTTAGTTTTACCTCACTGTATGATATCAGTTCATCAGATTCATCGAAATCATTTCGTCTAAGTGTAGCCAATCCCTAACAACACCAtccaaggatttttttttaacccccaACAGCACTTGATAGAAAGAGTGATAGGCCTTCTCCAGTCAATCCTTGTTATCCACAAAGCTCATTACATGCAGTGGGATATGTATAATCTAATACTCGCAGTATGTCTTGCACTTTCATTACGAAGAGCTGGTTATGAGACTTTAAATTTATAATATGTCTCTGCAATAACTCTGCCAATCAAACTGCAgctcattttcattccatcaGTAACTGAAGTGACCCAGATTCTGAATGTTGAGGTAAAATCCAGAGGAAATATGAGGCTGCCGCCCTAAACAGTCTACTCACTGTGGGCCTCTGATCCTGTGATGAAGTGGGCAGCTAAGGAATGTGGAAGCGGCCCTCTTGAAACAACGATAACACGAGTGACTGGTGTTCTAATTAAAACTTCCAGGGGGAGGCTGCAGGAACTCATTGACTTGGAAGGTTCACATCTATTTTTAAGGGATATAATAAGAATGCGCTACCTTCGGAGACGAGAGTGATAAAAGCAGAACCAAAGCACGGCTCAATGAGCTGCAGTATTTCAGAGGCCATTTCTCTCTGTTCTATGTGTTCAGCAAGTTAGGTTGAAATAGTATTGACTGCTCATTGGATTTTCACTCCGGAGCTCCCGTTCAGCGGCTGCGAAATATGAATTTTATTATGAAGCATTAATAATGTATTTAATCGCCAATTCTTTTTTTGCAAGCCCGGGCAGATTGTACCAGCAGATTCCTGTGTTGCTGCAGTGTAACTGAAATATTCATGGCCACATTATTTCTTAATTTTGTTGTGACTAAGAGGGATTAATACTCATCCATTAACTAAAGCTAATTCTGTGGCCGCCTCAAGGTTGCATGAGTACATTGGACGAGGAAGCAAGATTAGCGGCGGAATGATGCACAACATCAGCAGGGTGGCTATGGCTGCAAATCGATTTAGGAATCACACTGACTAAGTGATTGTTGTGTAAGTGTTTTTCGCTCGACAGGGAGAAAAAACACGGATCATCAGGAAAAGTGGCGGCTGTCTGAGGaggacattttgttttcaatgaTCAGATCAGATTTCCTGCATGGGCTCATTAGCAACGTGAGACACGCATTAAAattcttctgctgttttggcTTTGGATGTACCATGCAATGCAAATCAGCTCAAACAGGCATTTTGCTGAAGTTAGGGGTATGATAACGTCTGATTTATACCATCTTGAACAGCTTATTTCCCACTGATGCTTCAAGCATTACGATTATTAGCATTCTGTGCTATAATCCAGGCCTGCATTTTGGCAAACAGAACAAGATTTGTCGCGGAAAAAAACTGCTCAACTCGTGTTTTATGCGATAAATGAATGATTGATAGTATTGCAGAAAACGTGAGGAATACAAATCTCATCCTTTTTTCAGCCTTATTGCATCTGCTCGTACAGCCAGTAATAATTAAATGTGTCACTGGGGCATGTTTGGAATCATTAACATCAGATATAACGTCTGTAACTTCACAGGCCAATTCAGAGAACAGATACTTCTGTGAAATGTGGCAGCCTTCTCCTTCGCTGTCTGTTGCTTATTTTGCGAGGCAAGTTTCAGCAGTGGCCTTGAGAAGTGAATGCATGGGGGAGGATtacacaaagcacacacacaggggAAGCTTCTCTGCATATTCCTACACCGCAGCTGGAGGCAGCTGCCACGGATAAATCATTACAATGCCTTGCTCAAAGATACTTTAGAAGTGGATATTCCCTCCAACTCTATTTAAGCTGATAATCCAGGCCTCTGCATCACCAAAAGGCCTCAGTAATACTCTTTTCATGTAACAACCACCCCTTCCATCTCCATGTTTACAGAGCGAGATATTGATCACTGAAACAATACATAATAGGTTTGCAGGAATTGCTGAAAAATCCATCTTGCCGTATTGATTGCTGTAATGAAGATGAATGCTGAATCACTCAGTATGAAAATGGTCGGTGCATTTGCAACCTgcgttatttttttactttttttgtcataCCAAACAGACTCTTTTTAGACCCGAAGATTACcatgtgttttcattcacagcCATTAGAGCTCTGTTTGTGATTATGCAAATGAGAAAACATGCAGGAAATTTAATCAGAGCGCAAATTTGATTTCATATGAAAGATTGCTGGAGGGTGGGGGCTCGAGCGCATAATATTGAGCAACAAAATTATGCTCAATATTTGTTTTCGCAGTGGGCTTCCACTCGGACACGCCACAGCTTTATAGGCTTAAGGTTTGCCTTGGTTCAGAGGCTTGAAGTTAACAGCGCTGCATAAGGTTTGATTATCCTTTGTTCTCCCCAGAGATGCTGAATGGGAACTGCAGTTAATGGGAAGCATTTCCATATCAGCAGCAAAGCACAGCAgcttgtgtttttgcatttttattattgtcgAGTCCCCTGAACCAAATATCTAAGTGCtcagttttcttttgttctcCAGCTCAACAGCAAGAAAATGGGCTCCTTATAATTGCACATAAACTCAGAGGATGCCATTGTGCTGTTGTGTGTGCCACTGTAGATAACTGGTGATTAAACTGAATGTTACTCCAGAAGCATAACAGAATTGAAACTAATAAAGCATGTCAGTCAATAAGGGAGGTTGGTCTGTTTGTCAAGCTCAGAGA containing:
- the nanos1 gene encoding nanos homolog 1 is translated as MDFLNHNYLNARSPYDYTFNFWNDYLGLTTLVTKNNKLSMPQNPNSITESLKATLGLDDSPACPCVIAGGVGDGGHMDCCCPSGSPPPASILDLKERFSILSPFQNQLGVQLPEREVGFSGSFAGLDLFGMERKMRKPASRSKQEPKICVFCRNNGAPEEVYGSHVLKTPDGRVVCPILRAYTCPLCSANGDNAHTIKYCPLSKDQPSQRPLKGGGLWVVRG